A window of Thermodesulfovibrionales bacterium contains these coding sequences:
- a CDS encoding 23S rRNA (pseudouridine(1915)-N(3))-methyltransferase RlmH, whose translation MMHIRVIYPGRTKEGFIKDGISKYIKLLRPYVRIETIELKSAGGLKEQIITLESRALLKTARHPFCLLDREGIELTSEEFAQFLKDRPVIDFLIGGAFGVSEELKRSAPFKLSLSRFTFTHELSRLILFEQLYRAMTIIKGREYHY comes from the coding sequence AAAAGAGGGTTTTATAAAAGATGGAATAAGCAAATACATCAAGCTTCTTAGGCCTTATGTCAGAATTGAGACAATCGAGCTAAAGTCTGCAGGTGGCTTAAAAGAGCAGATTATAACTCTGGAATCACGAGCGCTTCTTAAAACAGCAAGGCATCCTTTCTGTCTGCTTGACAGGGAGGGAATTGAGTTAACTTCAGAGGAGTTCGCTCAGTTTTTAAAGGATAGACCTGTAATTGATTTTCTCATAGGTGGTGCCTTTGGTGTAAGTGAGGAATTAAAGAGGTCTGCTCCTTTCAAGCTTTCCCTTTCAAGGTTTACCTTTACCCATGAACTTTCAAGACTGATTTTATTTGAGCAGCTTTACAGGGCAATGACAATCATAAAGGGAAGAGAGTATCATTATTAA